In a single window of the Rhinolophus ferrumequinum isolate MPI-CBG mRhiFer1 chromosome 21, mRhiFer1_v1.p, whole genome shotgun sequence genome:
- the GLTPD2 gene encoding LOW QUALITY PROTEIN: glycolipid transfer protein domain-containing protein 2 (The sequence of the model RefSeq protein was modified relative to this genomic sequence to represent the inferred CDS: inserted 1 base in 1 codon), with product MGVALPSQVPRRWFRHAILLAIFALLLFYLCAWSLSEWPXPALGGTQESRSLGPKTPLLALTAPPCLSPGALSGCGSEAQSCIPKGLLPLQIQQQSGTLEAPEREEPQCLGPQGMLSRMMKPFHASLNPQGDVELSQYLAGWRELIRFLTPFGSIFAFATSEAFSKVKDLEAQVHGPDAAHYTSLVGMVAWERRAGLLERPGIAPQDSARSSGSRTMLLLHRALRWSQLCLHRVATGSRGGPDAGEQCSDAYNTALGPHHAWLVRQAAHLAFLAFPGRGRLLELACPGSREAEARAALARAAGTLEDVYNRTQGLLAERGLLQLA from the exons ATGGGGGTCGCGCTGCCTTCACAGGTCCCGCGGCGCTGGTTCCGCCATGCAATTCTTCTTGCCATCTTTGCGTTGTTGCTTTTTTATCTCTGTGCTTGGAGCCTAAGTGAGTGGC CACCTGCTCTGGGAGGAACCCAGGAATCCAGGTCCTTGGGACCTAAGACCCCTCTTCTAGCCCTCACCGCTCCGCCTTGCCTCTCCCCAGGCGCGCTCTCAGGCTGTGGATCCGAGGCACAGTCCTGCATTCCCAAGGGATTGCTGCCTTTACAG ATCCAGCAACAGTCGGGAACCCTGGAGGCCCCGGAGCGGGAAGAGCCTCAGTGTCTGGGCCCCCAGGGGATGTTGAGCCGCATGATGAAGCCGTTCCACGCCAGTCTGAACCCCCAAGGGGATGTGGAGTTGTCGCAGTACCTGGCGGGATGGAGGGAGCTGATTAG GTTCCTAACTCCCTTTGGCTCCATCTTCGCTTTCGCCACAAGCGAGGCCTTCAGCAAAGTGAAAGACCTCGAGGCTCAGGTGCACGGCCCAGATGCCGCGCATTACACGTCGCTGGTGGGCATGGTGGCGTGGGAACGGAGGGCGGGATTGCTGGAGCGGCCCGGGATCGCCCCTCAAGACTCGGCCAGGTCCTCAGGTTCACGAACGATGCTCTTGCTGCACCGTGCGCTACgctggtcccagctctgcctccaccGGGTGGCGACCGGGTCGCGGGGAGGCCCGGACGCCGGCGAGCAGTGCAGCGACGCCTACAACACAGCCCTGGGCCCGCACCACGCCTGGCTGGTCCGTCAGGCCGCCCACCTCGCATTCCTCGCCTTCCCCGGTCGCGGCCGCTTGCTCGAGCTGGCGTGTCCGGGAAGCAGAGAGGCGGAGGCGCGGGCCGCGCTGGCCCGGGCCGCGGGCACCCTGGAGGATGTCTACAACCGGACTCAGGGATTGCTGGCCGAGCGCGGCCTGCTCCAGCTGGCCTGA
- the VMO1 gene encoding vitelline membrane outer layer protein 1 homolog: MERGAGAKLLLLWATCFGHAQADELSGHTSVIEVTNGGPWGDWAWPEMCPDGFFSSGFSLKVEPPQGISGDDTAMNGIRLHCARGHAELNTRVVESQSGRWGAWSEPLWCPDGGFLVAFSLRVEAPMTPGDNTAANNVRFRCSDGTELEGPGLAWGEFGNWSEPCSKGLCGLQIKIEQPRGLRDDTAVNDVRFFCCSS, encoded by the exons ATGGAGCGGGGTGCGGGAGCCAAACTGCTGCTGTTGTGGGCTACGTGCTTCGGACACGCACAAGCAGATGAGTTGAGTGGCCACACGTCAGTCATCGAGGTGACGAACGGGGGCCCCTGGGGCGACTGGGCCTGGCCCGAGATGTGTCCCGACGGATTCTTCTCCAGCGGGTTCTCGCTCAAG GTGGAGCCCCCACAAGGCATTTCTGGAGACGACACGGCAATGAACGGGATCCGGCTGCACTGCGCGCGGGGGCATGCGGAACTCAACACTCGTGTGGTGGAGTCTCAGTCTggaag GTGGGGCGCGTGGAGCGAGCCGCTGTGGTGTCCCGACGGAGGCTTCCTCGTGGCTTTCTCGCTTCGTGTGGAGGCACCCATGACCCCTGGGGACAACACGGCTGCGAACAATGTGCGCTTCCGCTGCTCTGATGGCACAGAGCTAgaggggcctggcctggcctggggagaGTTTGGAAACTGGAGTGAGCCGTGTTCTAAAGGCCTGTGCGGTTTGCAGATCAAGATCGAGCAGCCTAGAGGTCTCCGCGATGACACCGCAGTTAATGATGTGCGTTTTTTCTGCTGCAGCAGTTGA
- the PSMB6 gene encoding proteasome subunit beta type-6 — protein sequence MAATLVAAGRAGPAPAWGPEAINPDWENREVSTGTTIMAVQFDGGVVLGADSRTTTGSYIANRVTDKLTPIHDRIFCCRSGSAADTQAVADAVTYQLGFHSIELNEPPLVHTAASLFKEMCYRYREDLMAGIIIAGWDPQEGGQVYSVPMGGMMVRQSFAIGGSGSSYIYGYVDATYREGMTKEECLQFTANALALAMERDGSSGGVIRLAAIAESGVERQVLLGDQIPKFTIATLPPP from the exons ATGGCAGCCACCTTAGTAGCTGCTGGAAGAGCGGGGCCAGCACCAGCCTGGGGGCCGGAGGCCATTAATCCCGACTGGGAAAACCGGGAAGTCTCCACAGGG ACCACTATCATGGCCGTGCAATTTGACGGGGGCGTGGTTCTGGGCGCCGACTCCAGAACAACCACTGG GTCCTACATCGCCAATCGAGTGACTGACAAGCTGACCCCTATTCATGATCGTATTTTCTGCTGCCGCTCAGGCTCCGCAGCTGATACCCAGGCAGTAGCTGATGCTGTTACCTATCAGCTTGGTTTCCACAG CATTGAGCTGAATGAGCCTCCACTGGTACACACAGCAGCCAGCCTCTTTAAGGAGATGTGTTACCGATATCGGGAAGACCTAATGGCAGGAATCATCATTGCAGGCTGGGACCCCCAAGAAGGAGGACAG GTATACTCAGTGCCCATGGGGGGTATGATGGTAAGGCAGTCCTTTGCCATTGGAGGCTCCGGGAGCTCCTATATCTATGGCTACGTTGATGCTACTTACCGGGAAGGCATGACTAAGGAAGAGTGTCTGCAATTCACTGCCAATG CTCTCGCTTTGGCCATGGAGCGGGACGGCTCCAGTGGAGGGGTAATCCGCCTAGCAGCCATTGCAGAATCAGGGGTAGAGCGGCAGGTACTTTTGGGAGACCAGATCCCCAAATTCACTATTGCCACTTTACCACCTCCCTGA
- the LOC117013529 gene encoding 40S ribosomal protein S20 produces MAFKDTGKTPVEPEVAIHRIRITLTSRNVKSLEKVCADLIRGAKEKNLKVKGPVRMPTKTLRITTRKTPCGEGSKTWDRFQMRIHKRLIDLHSPSEIVKQITSISIEPGVEVEVTIADA; encoded by the coding sequence ATGGCTTTTAAAGATACCGGCAAGACACCCGTGGAACCAGAGGTGGCGATTCACCGAATTAGAATTACTCTAACCAGCCGCAACGTAAAATCCTTGGAGAAGGTGTGTGCTGACTTGATCAGAGgcgcaaaggaaaaaaatctcaaagtaaaAGGACCAGTTCGGATGCCCACCAAGACTCTGAGAATCACTACAAGAAAAACTCCTTGTGGTGAAGGTTCTAAGACTTGGGATCGCTTTCAGATGAGGATCCACAAGCGACTGATTGACTTGCACAGTCCTTCTGAGATTGTTAAGCAGATTACTTCCATCAGTATTGAGCCAGGAGTCGAGGTTGAAGTCACCATTGCAGATGCTTAA